One part of the Oncorhynchus kisutch isolate 150728-3 linkage group LG22, Okis_V2, whole genome shotgun sequence genome encodes these proteins:
- the si:dkey-103i16.6 gene encoding NAD-dependent protein deacetylase sirtuin-3: MSKARSSWDKRAPQGPALTRVTRSSTPQAWHTEPPQDSGPGPHGTQLRKQTDSALPLAQDLSQMSVSGQDTSLPRKGRVSKGSSGPIQGGPSSSGSKPTQSSPSGPAMNPSPRGGLAAVARLVKLGRCKNVVVVAGAGISTASGIPDFRTPGTGLYANLAKYNIPYPEAIFNIEYFSNDPRPFFSLAKELYPGSHRPNYIHYFIHMLHLKGLLLRMYTQNIDGLEKISGIPDEKLVEAHGSFATASCHLCYTPFPAQEAKSAIMSDKVPVCTFCQATVKPDIVFFGEDLPEKYFLHSKDFPKADLLIIMGTSLQIEPFASLVNTVRSTVPRLLLNRDAVGPFQKVPLRRGDYIELGDLVDTVRRFGEFLGWHSEIQDLMTSQENGTIPTLVSNVSSGRGREGPTQTKATGLGRRGASEPRGRLPPKSRPGAHGPTNGSSESDSESDSKSIVSSSPSK, encoded by the exons ATGAGCAAGGCCAGATCCAGCTGGGACAAGAGGGCCCCCCAGGGGCCTGCCCTCACCAGGGTGACCCGTAGCTCCACCCCCCAGGCCTGGCACACAGAACCGCCCCAGGACTCTGGGCCTGGCCCACATGGGACCCAGCTGAGGAAGCAGACAGACTCAGCCCTACCTCTGGCCCAGGACCTCAGTCAAATGAGTGTGAGTGGACAGGACACCTCACTACCACG GAAAGGGAGGGTGTCTAAGGGCAGCAGTGGCCCCATCCAGGGGGGTCCATCGTCCTCTGGCTCTAAGCCTACACAGAGCTCCCCCTCTGGGCCGGCAATGAATCCCTCTCCCCGGGGAGGCCTGGCTGCTGTGGCTCGACTGGTGAAACTGGGGCGCTGTAAGAACGTGGTGGTGGTGGCCGGTGCAGGCATCAGTACGGCCAGCGGTATCCCAGACTTTAG GACCCCGGGCACAGGGCTGTATGCCAACTTGGCCAAGTACAACATCCCCTACCCGGAGGCCATCTTCAACATCGAGTACTTCTCCAACGACCCTCGGCCCTTCTTCTCCCTGGCCAAGGAGTTGTACCCAGGCAGCCACCGACCCAACTACATCCACTACTTCATCCACATGCTGCACCTCAAGGGCCTGCTGCTCCGCATGTACACCCAGAACATTGACGGCCTGGAGAAGA TAAGTGGCATCCCAGACGAGAAGCTGGTGGAGGCTCATGGAAGTTTTGCGACTGCTTCCTGTCACCTGTGCTACACCCCATTCCCTGCCCAGGAGGCCAAG AGTGCCATAATGAGTGACAAGGTCCCGGTCTGTACATTCTGCCAGGCCACGGTCAAACCGGACATAGTGTTCTTTGGAGAGGACCTTCCTGAGAAGTACTTCCTGCATTCTAAAGACTTCCCTAAAGCTGACCTGCTCATCATCATGGGCACGTCTTTACAG ATCGAGCCCTTTGCCAGCCTGGTGAACACAGTGAGGTCCACGGTTCCGCGGCTGCTCCTGAACCGGGATGCAGTGGGTCCCTTTCAGAAGGTGCCCCTGAGGAGGGGCGACTACATAGAGCTGGGGGACCTGGTGGACACGGTCAGGAGGTTTGGTGAATTCCTAGGGTGGCATTCCGAGATCCAAGACCTGATGACCAGTCAGGAAAATGGG ACCATCCCTACTCTGGTAAGCAATGTTTCATCAGGAAGGGGCCGAGAAGGGCCCACCCAGACCAAAGCCACTGgcctggggaggagaggggcatCAGAGCCCCGAGGAAGGTTGCCCCCTAAGTCCAGGCCAGGGGCCCATGGCCCCACCAACGGCAGCAGTGAGAGCGACTCCGAGTCAGACAGCAAGAGCATAGTTTCATCCAGCCCAAGTAAATGA